CAGCAGGTCCAGGGCCTCGGCCAGGCCCCGGGTGCCGAGGTTGACCGCCATCATCGGTTCGATCCCCAGGTCGCGGCACCAGGTCATGAACTCGTCGAGTCCGAACTGGTTGGTCTCGATGCTGTGCCAGGCCAGGTCGCGGCGGACGGGGCGCTGCTCCCGGGGGCCGACCCCGTCCTCCCACTTGTAGCCGGAGACGAAGTTGCCGCCGGGGTAGCGGACGGTGCTCACCCCCAGTTCGCGGACCAGGTCGGCGACGTCGCGCCGGAAGCCGTGGGTGTCGGCGGCCGGGTGGCCGGGCTCGTAGATGCCGGTGTAGACGCAACGGCCCATGTGCTCGACGAAGGATCCGAAGGTGCGCCGGTGGACGGGGGCGACGGGGTCGGCGGTGTCGACGTGCAGTGAGGCGTTGAGCATGGGTCTCCTCGGTTGGTGGGAGGGCCCGGCCGGTGTGGAACCGGGCCCCTGGCTGATCCCGCGGGCGCTACTGGACGTAGGGCCAGCCGTCGTCGGTCCAGTGCAGTTCCCTGATGGCCATCCGGAAGTCGAAGTCCGGGCCCAGGTCGGTGTCGTAGTAGGTGTAGGCGAGCAGGCCTCCGGAGACGGACTGGCCGCCGGATCCGGTGATGGTGCCCTCGTCGGCGACGATCACGGTGCCGCCGCCCTCGAGCATCGGGACGCCGTCGGCGTCGAGGTAGGGGCCGGTGATGTCCTCGGAGCGGCCGACGGCGATCTTGTAGTCGCTGTCGATCCGGCAGCAGTGGTCGAAGGAGACGAACAGGTAGTGGTAGCCCTCGTGCGCCATCAGGAAGGGGGCCTCGACGGCGTTGGGCGCTTCGATCCGGTCGACCAGGTGCACGGGCTCCGCTCCCTGGACCGGCTTTCCGCTGGGCCAGTCGAGTTCGACCATGTGGATCCCGCTCCAGAAGGAGCCGAAGGTCATCCAGTGGCGTCCCTGGGCGTCGGTGGCGATACCCGGGTCGATGGCGTTGTAGGAGTCGCCCTCGAAGGACTCCAGCACCATGCCCTGGTCGGCCCACTCGTAGGCGGGGTCCTCGGGGTCGAG
This DNA window, taken from Nocardiopsis exhalans, encodes the following:
- a CDS encoding arabinan endo-1,5-alpha-L-arabinosidase, which gives rise to MKRALPWIVTALTATTLAAVLAANLVGPPSGSQATTTASAQDDWDVPPNNPGLPLYGHQPDHIHPFAGGLRVHDPGLYAGGENSDWYVFGTGNPEIGDGNIQIRSSPDGSYWTFTGTVWDTRPGWIDEAVPGVETLWAPEIHHSDGTYYLYYAASTFGSNRSLIGLATNTTLDPEDPAYEWADQGMVLESFEGDSYNAIDPGIATDAQGRHWMTFGSFWSGIHMVELDWPSGKPVQGAEPVHLVDRIEAPNAVEAPFLMAHEGYHYLFVSFDHCCRIDSDYKIAVGRSEDITGPYLDADGVPMLEGGGTVIVADEGTITGSGGQSVSGGLLAYTYYDTDLGPDFDFRMAIRELHWTDDGWPYVQ